The Micromonospora sediminicola genome contains a region encoding:
- a CDS encoding S8 family serine peptidase: protein MFGSAAPGKQAAPGGPIDPATHIRADQWHLDYLDSGEANAVSTGAGVVVAVLDTGVDPHPDLRTNLLRGVSAIPGDPGDGWSDENSHGTGMAGLIAAHGQAGNKGARGIAPAARILPIKSSGADNNGQPEDLARGIDIAIAQHADVISISSSGSSTPELVRSIKQALLANIIVVAAAGNRPEDAFVGYPAAEEGVIAVGGVDRTGAHASVSVSGPEIDVVAPAVDIYSTSYGGKYSKGTGTSSATAIVAGAAALIRSKYPNLPAAEVAHRLTATAVDKGPPGRDDQYGYGVIDLVAALTADVPPLGFESTGVTAPAPTAAAPDDARGDNGTARGLATLGALLAAGGAYLVWRRRRRADDPPPRISR from the coding sequence CTGTTCGGTAGCGCTGCACCCGGCAAGCAGGCCGCGCCCGGAGGACCGATCGACCCCGCGACGCACATCCGCGCAGACCAGTGGCATCTTGACTACCTTGATTCGGGTGAGGCAAATGCCGTAAGCACAGGCGCAGGGGTCGTAGTCGCAGTACTAGACACGGGCGTCGACCCACATCCGGATCTGCGCACTAACCTACTGCGAGGCGTTTCAGCTATTCCAGGAGATCCCGGGGACGGCTGGAGCGACGAGAATAGCCATGGAACTGGAATGGCTGGCTTGATTGCCGCACACGGCCAGGCAGGCAACAAGGGCGCTAGGGGAATTGCCCCTGCTGCTCGAATTTTACCCATTAAATCATCTGGCGCAGACAACAACGGCCAACCAGAGGATTTAGCAAGAGGAATAGATATCGCCATCGCCCAGCATGCGGATGTCATCAGCATATCCAGCAGCGGCTCATCCACCCCGGAGCTAGTAAGATCGATAAAGCAGGCCTTGCTAGCGAATATCATCGTCGTCGCGGCAGCCGGGAATAGGCCCGAGGACGCCTTTGTCGGATATCCGGCTGCCGAGGAGGGTGTGATTGCAGTTGGAGGAGTCGATCGCACCGGCGCACACGCCTCTGTTTCAGTCAGTGGACCGGAGATCGATGTTGTGGCACCTGCGGTAGACATCTACAGCACGAGTTATGGCGGCAAGTATTCGAAGGGCACAGGGACCTCCAGTGCCACCGCGATCGTGGCTGGCGCCGCCGCGCTCATCCGCTCCAAATACCCCAACCTCCCCGCCGCAGAGGTCGCGCACCGACTGACCGCGACCGCCGTCGACAAGGGACCACCTGGCCGCGACGACCAGTACGGCTACGGGGTGATCGATCTGGTCGCCGCGCTCACCGCCGACGTCCCTCCGCTCGGCTTCGAGTCGACCGGCGTCACCGCCCCGGCCCCGACCGCCGCCGCACCCGACGACGCCCGTGGCGACAACGGCACCGCCCGAGGGCTCGCGACCCTGGGCGCCCTGCTGGCGGCGGGCGGCGCCTACCTCGTCTGGCGTCGTCGTCGACGTGCCGACGACCCGCCACCGAGAATCAGCCGGTAG
- a CDS encoding serine/threonine-protein kinase gives MSNALPQLVADRYRLLSPLGQGGMGRVWKARDEVLHRDVAIKELVPPPGLTPEERREMRERSLREARAIARLNNVNVVRIFDVLRTDGDPWIVMEYVASKSLQDTIAEDGPVSVAKAVEIGLGVLGALKAAHKAGIMHRDVKPGNVLLGEDGRVVLTDFGLATIPGDPNVTRTGMVLGSPAYISPERARDGTAGPEADLWSLGATLYAAVEGKSPYARPSAIATLAALATEPLPPTRNAGPLKPVLQGLLRKDPDERITAEVAERMLRKAAGRRAKGISLLDGVRRPGPNGPRLPRPPLVPAPRPADEAERADSSAAGAVAATGGAAAAAADPTAKVPAPTSDAGPTAKVTPPAAEPTTKLDPTPPVDETRVDDADPALDETRLDGEPVPAAPAQRPAPPVSPAPLSAAPVSPASSTGRATVLPGTKTAPNRRNLLIGALVLVLLVGLAVALPLLNNGDDSGDGGQPTAGSSVGSAAPPAPSASAAPPSASASPSSPSTSPSPSASPSASGFVLPTGWRYYKGSNGFQVPIPNGWQARPGNNQVVLYETGGARRVLFMQWTDRPEKDALADWREQEPYRRSRVNNYQLVDIVPCKGYYRTCADWDWLETRDNGTRFHVRNRGVATASNRGYALRWEVPAKDWEANLAAFDVITKGFKPDRVN, from the coding sequence ATGTCGAACGCGCTCCCCCAACTCGTCGCCGACCGGTACAGGCTGCTGTCACCGCTCGGCCAGGGTGGCATGGGCCGCGTCTGGAAGGCGCGGGACGAGGTGCTGCACCGGGACGTGGCCATCAAGGAACTGGTCCCGCCGCCCGGCCTCACCCCGGAGGAGCGCCGCGAGATGCGGGAACGCTCACTGCGTGAGGCGCGGGCCATCGCCCGGCTCAACAACGTCAACGTGGTCCGCATCTTCGACGTGCTGCGCACCGACGGCGACCCGTGGATCGTCATGGAATACGTCGCGTCGAAGTCGTTGCAGGACACCATCGCCGAGGACGGCCCGGTCTCGGTGGCCAAGGCGGTCGAGATCGGGCTGGGCGTGCTCGGCGCGCTGAAGGCCGCGCACAAGGCCGGGATCATGCACCGCGACGTCAAGCCGGGCAACGTGCTGCTCGGCGAGGACGGTCGGGTGGTGCTGACCGACTTCGGCCTGGCCACCATTCCCGGCGACCCGAACGTGACCCGCACCGGCATGGTGCTGGGCTCGCCCGCGTACATCTCGCCCGAGCGCGCCCGCGACGGCACCGCCGGTCCCGAGGCCGACCTCTGGTCGCTCGGCGCCACGCTCTACGCCGCCGTCGAGGGCAAGTCGCCCTACGCTCGCCCGTCGGCGATCGCCACGCTGGCCGCGCTCGCCACCGAGCCGCTGCCGCCGACGCGCAACGCCGGGCCGCTCAAGCCCGTCCTCCAGGGCCTGCTGCGCAAGGACCCGGACGAGCGGATCACCGCCGAGGTGGCGGAGCGCATGCTGCGCAAGGCCGCCGGTCGGCGGGCCAAGGGCATTTCACTGCTGGACGGCGTACGCCGGCCGGGGCCGAACGGTCCCCGCCTGCCGCGACCGCCGCTGGTGCCCGCGCCGCGCCCGGCCGACGAGGCCGAACGCGCGGACAGTTCGGCCGCCGGCGCGGTCGCCGCCACCGGGGGCGCGGCGGCAGCCGCCGCCGACCCGACGGCGAAGGTGCCGGCGCCCACCTCGGACGCCGGCCCGACCGCGAAGGTGACCCCGCCGGCCGCCGAGCCGACGACGAAGCTCGACCCCACCCCGCCGGTCGACGAGACCCGGGTGGACGACGCCGACCCGGCGCTGGACGAGACCCGCCTCGACGGTGAGCCCGTTCCCGCCGCCCCGGCGCAGCGCCCGGCCCCGCCGGTCAGCCCCGCGCCACTGAGCGCAGCGCCGGTCAGCCCCGCCTCGTCGACCGGGCGGGCCACCGTGCTGCCCGGGACGAAGACGGCGCCGAACCGGCGCAACCTGCTCATCGGCGCGCTGGTGCTGGTGCTGCTGGTCGGCTTGGCGGTGGCGCTGCCGCTGCTCAACAACGGCGACGACTCCGGCGACGGCGGTCAACCGACGGCCGGCAGCTCGGTGGGGTCGGCGGCCCCGCCCGCGCCGAGCGCCAGCGCCGCCCCGCCCAGCGCGAGCGCCTCGCCGAGCAGCCCGTCGACCAGTCCGTCCCCGTCGGCCAGCCCGTCCGCGTCGGGTTTCGTGCTGCCGACGGGCTGGCGCTACTACAAGGGCTCCAACGGCTTCCAGGTCCCGATCCCGAACGGCTGGCAGGCCCGGCCCGGCAACAACCAGGTCGTGCTCTACGAGACCGGCGGTGCCCGCCGGGTGCTGTTCATGCAGTGGACGGACCGGCCGGAGAAGGACGCGCTCGCCGACTGGCGGGAGCAGGAGCCGTACCGGCGCTCGCGCGTCAACAACTACCAGCTGGTCGACATCGTCCCCTGCAAGGGCTACTACCGCACCTGCGCCGACTGGGACTGGCTGGAGACGCGTGACAACGGCACCCGCTTCCACGTGCGCAACCGGGGCGTGGCGACGGCCAGCAACCGGGGCTACGCGTTGCGCTGGGAGGTGCCGGCGAAGGACTGGGAGGCCAACCTCGCCGCCTTCGACGTCATCACCAAGGGCTTCAAGCCCGACCGCGTCAACTGA
- a CDS encoding GH25 family lysozyme, with protein MAHTRFSVRRLFAAGLTVAATAAAALVATAGPAAAATTPGIDVSRYQGSINWTSVRNAGIQFAFIKATEGTSYKDPNFNSNYVNAYNAGVIRGAYHFARPNISAGSTQANYLASNGGAWSADSRTLPAALDIEGNPYSGGYCYGLSTTGMRNWIQDFLNTYRSRTGRYAVIYTTTSWWNQCTGSWTGPWANHPLWLARWASSPGTLPAGAPVWSFWQYTSTGSVSGISGNVDRNYWNGDRSRLIALANNT; from the coding sequence ATGGCCCACACCAGGTTCTCCGTACGCCGGCTGTTCGCCGCCGGCCTGACCGTCGCCGCCACCGCGGCCGCGGCCCTCGTGGCGACCGCCGGACCGGCCGCCGCCGCGACCACGCCCGGGATCGACGTCTCCCGCTACCAGGGCAGCATCAACTGGACCAGCGTGCGCAACGCGGGCATCCAGTTCGCCTTCATCAAGGCCACCGAGGGCACGAGCTACAAGGACCCGAACTTCAACTCGAACTACGTCAACGCCTACAACGCGGGCGTGATCCGGGGGGCGTACCACTTCGCCCGGCCCAACATCTCCGCCGGCTCGACCCAGGCCAACTACCTGGCCAGCAACGGCGGCGCGTGGTCCGCCGACAGCCGCACCCTGCCGGCCGCGCTGGACATCGAGGGCAACCCCTACAGCGGCGGCTACTGCTACGGCCTGAGCACCACCGGCATGCGCAACTGGATCCAGGACTTCCTCAACACCTACCGGTCCCGCACCGGCCGGTACGCGGTCATCTACACCACGACGAGCTGGTGGAACCAGTGCACCGGAAGCTGGACCGGCCCGTGGGCCAACCACCCGCTGTGGCTCGCCCGCTGGGCCAGCTCGCCGGGAACCCTGCCGGCCGGCGCGCCGGTGTGGAGCTTCTGGCAGTACACCAGCACCGGCAGCGTCTCCGGGATCAGCGGCAACGTCGACCGCAACTACTGGAACGGTGACCGGAGCCGGCTGATCGCCCTGGCCAACAACACCTGA
- a CDS encoding acyl-CoA carboxylase subunit epsilon, translating into MSAEEPMFRIVRGVPTAEELAALVGAIVVRTRPVAAAAPAAVSHWSRSARPAGASPIAGPGAWRASGLPR; encoded by the coding sequence ATGTCTGCCGAAGAGCCGATGTTCCGGATCGTCCGTGGCGTGCCCACCGCCGAGGAGCTGGCCGCTCTGGTCGGCGCGATCGTCGTGCGCACCCGGCCGGTCGCGGCCGCCGCGCCGGCCGCCGTCTCGCACTGGTCCCGCAGCGCCCGCCCGGCCGGCGCGAGCCCGATCGCCGGTCCCGGCGCGTGGCGCGCCTCAGGTCTCCCCCGCTGA
- a CDS encoding MFS transporter has protein sequence MPRLTRDRTTWLTYAQLGLWGFFLYGFGPVVPLLRDEQGTSAAVAGLHSTGIAVGALAGGALFAPVARRYGRGPAIWLGIAGVAAGVTALGLLHPLPATIAAVAVVATFGMMVISGVNVVLTARHGPAAPAALTEANAACAGMGILAPLTIGVTVDAGLGWRPVMAVEVGLITLVALAALTFRVRLPHAAPATAAAAAPATAAAAAPATAAAAAPATAAAAAPATAAAAAPATAAAAAPATAAAAAPATAAAAAPVGAAPVAAAPVGVAPAPVAAAVAPAAVAPAAVASGPSEISLSSGPGGTARRQVPDAGTRVTSARLPRAYWIAWVLMSVTGSIEVCLSLWTADVLRDHAGLSAGGASAGVAAIVCGMFVGRAAGGRAALRWPPVPLLLGALTVSLAGFTLFWASPIGWLAVTGLVVLGLGNALHYPLAISIALAAAGTATDRAAGWSSYSMGVGFGIAPVVLGWVADGVGPHLAFLLLPAFIAVAVLLTVRLGRALAPGVAPA, from the coding sequence GTCGCCGGCCTGCACAGCACCGGCATCGCGGTCGGCGCGCTCGCCGGCGGCGCGCTGTTCGCCCCGGTCGCCCGCCGCTACGGCCGGGGCCCGGCCATCTGGCTCGGCATCGCCGGCGTGGCCGCCGGCGTCACCGCGCTCGGCCTGCTCCACCCGCTGCCCGCCACCATCGCCGCCGTGGCGGTCGTCGCCACCTTCGGCATGATGGTGATCAGCGGCGTCAACGTGGTGCTCACCGCCCGGCACGGGCCAGCCGCGCCCGCAGCGCTCACCGAGGCCAACGCCGCCTGCGCCGGCATGGGCATCCTGGCGCCGCTGACCATCGGCGTCACGGTGGACGCCGGCCTCGGCTGGCGACCGGTGATGGCCGTCGAGGTCGGGCTGATCACGCTGGTCGCGCTCGCCGCGTTGACCTTCCGGGTACGCCTGCCGCACGCCGCCCCCGCTACCGCGGCTGCCGCCGCCCCCGCTACCGCGGCTGCCGCCGCCCCCGCTACCGCGGCTGCCGCCGCCCCCGCTACCGCGGCTGCCGCCGCCCCCGCTACCGCGGCTGCCGCCGCCCCCGCTACCGCGGCTGCCGCCGCCCCCGCTACCGCGGCTGCCGCCGCCCCCGCTACCGCGGCTGCCGCCGCCCCCGTTGGCGCCGCCCCCGTTGCTGCCGCGCCCGTTGGCGTCGCTCCCGCGCCCGTTGCCGCCGCTGTCGCTCCCGCTGCCGTGGCTCCCGCCGCTGTCGCTTCCGGGCCAAGCGAAATCTCGCTGAGTTCTGGTCCGGGCGGAACCGCGCGTCGCCAAGTTCCCGACGCCGGGACGCGGGTGACGTCGGCGCGGTTGCCGCGGGCGTACTGGATCGCCTGGGTTCTGATGTCGGTCACCGGCTCGATTGAGGTCTGCCTGTCGCTCTGGACCGCCGACGTGCTCCGCGACCACGCCGGACTGAGTGCCGGCGGCGCGTCGGCGGGTGTCGCGGCGATCGTCTGCGGCATGTTCGTCGGCCGGGCCGCCGGTGGCCGGGCCGCGCTGCGCTGGCCACCGGTGCCGCTGCTGCTCGGCGCCCTCACCGTCTCACTCGCCGGGTTCACTCTGTTCTGGGCCAGCCCGATCGGCTGGCTGGCGGTCACCGGCCTGGTCGTGCTCGGGCTGGGCAACGCCCTCCACTACCCGCTGGCGATCTCCATCGCGCTCGCGGCCGCCGGCACGGCCACCGATCGGGCGGCGGGCTGGTCGTCGTACTCGATGGGGGTTGGTTTCGGGATCGCGCCGGTCGTGCTCGGCTGGGTGGCCGACGGCGTCGGCCCGCACCTGGCCTTCCTGCTGCTGCCCGCGTTCATCGCGGTGGCCGTGCTGCTGACCGTGCGGCTGGGCCGGGCCCTTGCTCCCGGTGTGGCGCCCGCTTGA
- a CDS encoding Maf family protein: protein MLNSVPLRLVLASQSPARRKLLQAAGIEPDVLVSGVDESLVVSERAEDLCLELARLKAQAVLGRLRSTAEERTLVLGCDSVLAFDGEILGKPADAADATRRWRRMRGRSGVLHTGHCLIDVVHESRAEAVASTTVHFADISDEEIAAYVATGEPLAVAGAFTIDGLGGAFLTGIEGDPGTVVGLSLPLLRRLLAELDLRIVDLWTKVAPGGQEIEHLG from the coding sequence GTGCTGAACTCCGTGCCGTTGCGTCTCGTGCTCGCCTCGCAGAGTCCCGCCCGCCGCAAGCTGCTCCAGGCCGCCGGGATCGAACCCGACGTGCTGGTCAGTGGTGTCGATGAGTCGCTGGTGGTCAGCGAGCGGGCCGAGGACCTGTGTCTCGAGCTGGCCCGGCTGAAGGCCCAGGCCGTACTCGGTCGCCTGCGGTCCACCGCGGAGGAGCGCACGCTGGTGCTCGGCTGCGACTCGGTGCTCGCGTTCGACGGGGAGATTCTCGGCAAGCCGGCGGACGCGGCGGACGCCACTCGGCGGTGGCGGCGGATGCGTGGGCGCAGTGGCGTGCTGCACACCGGGCACTGCCTGATCGACGTGGTGCACGAGTCGCGCGCGGAGGCGGTCGCCTCGACCACGGTGCACTTCGCGGACATCAGCGACGAGGAGATCGCCGCGTACGTGGCGACGGGCGAGCCGCTGGCGGTGGCCGGCGCGTTCACGATCGACGGGTTGGGCGGAGCGTTCCTGACCGGCATCGAGGGCGACCCGGGCACGGTGGTGGGTCTGTCCCTGCCCCTGTTGCGTCGGCTCCTCGCCGAGTTGGACCTTCGCATCGTCGATCTGTGGACGAAGGTCGCGCCGGGGGGCCAGGAGATCGAGCATCTCGGCTAA
- a CDS encoding O-methyltransferase, producing the protein MSTKPLPLTPELHAYLVAHGSAPDEVVRDLAEETRAALPAEADMQVAPEQAAFLTFLTRLLGVRQAVEVGTFTGLSSLAIARGLADGGRLTCFDISAEYTDVARRYWARAGVQDRIELRIGPAADGLRELPRERHLDFAFIDADKVGYPVYWDELVPRMRPGAVIAVDNTLRAGRVLAPRNADDRAIAAFNDEVLADVRVEAVMLPIADGVTLARVR; encoded by the coding sequence ATGAGCACGAAGCCGCTACCGCTGACCCCGGAACTGCACGCCTATCTGGTGGCCCACGGGTCCGCCCCCGACGAGGTGGTCCGCGACCTGGCCGAGGAGACCCGGGCGGCCCTTCCGGCCGAGGCGGACATGCAGGTCGCTCCGGAGCAGGCGGCGTTCCTGACCTTCCTGACCCGGTTGCTCGGGGTGCGGCAGGCGGTGGAGGTGGGGACGTTCACCGGTCTCTCCTCACTCGCGATCGCCCGGGGGCTGGCCGACGGTGGTCGACTGACCTGCTTCGACATCTCGGCGGAGTACACCGACGTGGCCCGGCGTTACTGGGCCCGCGCCGGGGTACAGGACCGGATCGAGCTGCGCATCGGGCCGGCCGCGGACGGGCTGCGCGAGCTGCCCCGGGAGCGTCACCTCGACTTCGCGTTCATCGACGCGGACAAGGTCGGCTACCCGGTCTACTGGGACGAGCTGGTGCCCCGGATGCGTCCCGGCGCGGTGATCGCGGTGGACAACACGCTCCGGGCCGGTCGGGTGCTCGCCCCGCGCAACGCGGACGATCGGGCGATCGCCGCGTTCAACGACGAGGTCCTGGCCGACGTCCGGGTGGAGGCCGTCATGCTCCCGATCGCCGACGGGGTCACGCTCGCCCGGGTGCGCTGA